The Bradyrhizobium sp. WBAH42 genome includes a window with the following:
- a CDS encoding ABC transporter ATP-binding protein, whose amino-acid sequence MSVAPPLLAVEGLTKSYGGIHAVRGVSFSLRAGEILALIGPNGAGKSTCFDMLNGQNKPDSGHVRLLGEEITGRKPREVWRLGVGRTFQITATFATMTVRENVQVALISHGKQLFNLFGSAPKFDRAEAGRLLELVGMGGYADRPCGELAYGDLKRLELAVALANQPKLLLMDEPTAGMAPRERVELMRLTAGIAREKSIGVLFTEHDMDVVFEHADRIIVLNRGTLIAEGSPADVRGNPQVQAVYLGEGLVYDARHREGAST is encoded by the coding sequence ATGAGCGTTGCACCCCCACTTCTCGCGGTCGAAGGCCTGACCAAATCCTATGGCGGCATCCATGCCGTGCGCGGCGTGTCGTTCTCGCTGCGGGCCGGCGAGATCCTGGCGCTGATCGGGCCGAACGGGGCGGGAAAAAGCACCTGCTTCGACATGCTCAACGGCCAGAACAAGCCTGATAGCGGGCACGTCCGCCTGCTCGGCGAAGAGATCACGGGCCGGAAGCCGCGTGAGGTCTGGCGGCTCGGCGTCGGCCGCACGTTCCAGATCACCGCGACCTTCGCCACCATGACCGTGCGCGAGAACGTGCAGGTCGCGCTGATCTCGCATGGGAAGCAACTGTTCAATCTGTTCGGCTCGGCGCCGAAGTTCGACCGCGCCGAGGCCGGCCGCCTGCTCGAGCTGGTCGGCATGGGCGGTTATGCGGACCGGCCCTGCGGCGAGCTTGCCTATGGCGATCTCAAGCGACTCGAGCTTGCAGTCGCACTCGCCAACCAGCCCAAACTGCTGCTGATGGACGAGCCGACGGCCGGCATGGCACCGCGCGAGCGCGTCGAGTTGATGCGGCTGACCGCGGGCATTGCCCGGGAAAAATCCATCGGCGTGCTCTTCACCGAGCATGACATGGACGTGGTGTTCGAGCATGCCGACCGCATCATCGTCCTAAACCGGGGGACGTTGATCGCGGAGGGCTCGCCGGCGGACGTGCGCGGCAATCCCCAGGTGCAAGCGGTCTATCTCGGCGAGGGCCTTGTCTACGATGCCCGCCACCGCGAGGGGGCATCGACATGA
- a CDS encoding ABC transporter ATP-binding protein translates to MKLTVQDLNSHYGPAHILFDIGFEVGEGEVVALLGRNGAGKSTTFRSIVGLVAQRSGRITFEGKDVSSKPTHEIVREGLGYVPEERRIFTDLTVEENLEVGRQPKRPNAPHWTREKLFALFPNLGEMKNRPGGRMSGGEQQMLTIARTLMGNPSLVLLDEPSEGLSPKIVEQMVDAILTMKKEGVSIVVSEQNLHFARLISDRAYIIERGRICFGGTMAELDARPDIRDAHLSL, encoded by the coding sequence ATGAAGCTCACGGTGCAAGACCTCAACAGCCATTACGGTCCGGCGCATATCCTGTTCGACATCGGCTTCGAAGTCGGCGAGGGCGAGGTGGTGGCGCTGTTGGGGCGCAACGGCGCCGGCAAGTCGACGACGTTCCGCTCGATCGTCGGCCTCGTCGCGCAGCGCTCCGGCCGCATCACGTTCGAGGGCAAGGACGTCTCGTCGAAGCCGACGCACGAGATCGTGCGGGAGGGCCTCGGCTACGTGCCGGAGGAGCGGCGCATCTTCACGGACCTGACCGTCGAGGAAAACCTCGAAGTCGGCCGCCAGCCGAAGCGTCCGAACGCGCCGCACTGGACGCGCGAAAAGCTGTTCGCGCTGTTTCCGAACCTGGGCGAGATGAAGAACCGCCCGGGCGGACGCATGAGCGGCGGCGAGCAGCAGATGCTCACCATCGCGCGTACGCTGATGGGCAATCCCTCGCTGGTGCTGCTGGACGAGCCGTCGGAGGGCCTGTCGCCGAAGATCGTGGAGCAGATGGTCGATGCCATCCTGACCATGAAGAAGGAAGGCGTCAGCATCGTCGTCTCCGAGCAGAATCTGCATTTCGCGCGGCTGATTTCGGATCGCGCCTACATTATCGAGCGCGGCCGGATCTGCTTCGGCGGCACCATGGCCGAGCTCGACGCGCGCCCGGATATCCGCGACGCGCATCTGTCGTTGTGA
- a CDS encoding MarR family winged helix-turn-helix transcriptional regulator has protein sequence MARSVTAKKSVKPAKPPYVLDEQVGFILRQVWQRHSSIFTRDIGTNLTPTQWAALSKLAETGPCSQNQLGRLTAMDVATIKGVIDRLTARGLTETSQDPEDGRRLLVSLTRAGQQLAEKLAPNALAITRETLAPLDAKERDTLMALLNKLR, from the coding sequence ATGGCGAGAAGTGTTACGGCAAAGAAGAGCGTCAAACCGGCGAAACCGCCTTACGTGCTCGACGAACAGGTCGGCTTCATCCTGCGCCAGGTCTGGCAGCGCCACAGCTCGATCTTCACCCGCGATATCGGCACCAACCTGACGCCGACGCAATGGGCGGCGCTGTCGAAACTGGCCGAGACCGGGCCGTGCTCGCAGAATCAGCTCGGGCGCCTCACGGCGATGGACGTCGCGACCATCAAGGGCGTGATCGATCGTCTCACCGCGCGCGGCCTGACCGAAACGAGCCAGGATCCCGAGGACGGCCGGCGCCTGCTGGTGAGCCTGACCCGCGCCGGTCAGCAGCTTGCCGAAAAGCTCGCGCCGAATGCGCTGGCGATCACCCGCGAGACGCTGGCGCCGCTCGACGCGAAAGAGCGCGACACGCTGATGGCGCTGCTGAACAAGCTCAGATGA